One genomic window of Neisseria sp. oral taxon 014 str. F0314 includes the following:
- a CDS encoding pyruvate, water dikinase regulatory protein has product MTVTRNIFYISDRTGLTAENIGEALLNQFSNIEFKRATYPFIDTAEKARSVVDIVNRAAESQGRRPIAFVSVVNNEIRQIIKEANAFQINFFDTFLGELEKELDVEATTAHHGHHGIGNTQRYDARMEAVNFSLNHDDGVSDKNLKEADVILMGVSRSGKTPTCLYLALQYGIRAANYPLIPDDLESSDLPRMVKPYKDKLFGLTIQPERLQAIRQERRPNSTYSKIDTCRSEISDAQSMFKRHGIPFTNTTDKSVEELAVHILQACKLKRRF; this is encoded by the coding sequence ATGACCGTCACACGCAATATCTTTTATATTTCCGACCGTACCGGCCTGACCGCTGAAAATATCGGCGAAGCCTTGCTCAACCAGTTCAGCAACATCGAATTCAAGCGGGCTACCTACCCCTTTATCGACACCGCCGAAAAAGCCCGTTCGGTCGTCGACATCGTCAATCGGGCCGCCGAATCGCAGGGGCGGCGGCCGATTGCCTTCGTCAGCGTGGTCAACAACGAAATCCGCCAAATTATCAAAGAAGCGAATGCTTTTCAAATCAACTTCTTCGATACTTTTCTCGGCGAGTTGGAAAAAGAGTTGGATGTCGAAGCCACCACAGCCCACCACGGCCACCACGGCATCGGCAACACCCAGCGTTACGACGCGCGTATGGAGGCGGTCAATTTTTCGCTCAACCATGACGACGGCGTCAGCGACAAAAACCTGAAAGAGGCCGACGTCATCCTGATGGGCGTATCGCGTTCGGGCAAAACGCCGACCTGCCTCTACCTTGCGCTGCAATACGGCATCCGCGCCGCCAACTACCCGCTGATTCCCGACGATTTGGAGTCGTCCGACCTGCCGCGCATGGTCAAACCCTACAAAGACAAGCTGTTCGGCCTCACCATCCAGCCCGAACGCCTCCAGGCCATCCGTCAGGAACGCCGCCCCAACTCGACTTATTCCAAAATCGACACCTGCCGCAGCGAAATCTCCGATGCGCAAAGCATGTTCAAGCGCCACGGCATCCCGTTTACCAACACGACCGACAAATCGGTGGAAGAACTGGCCGTACATATTTTGCAGGCGTGCAAATTGAAGCGGCGGTTTTAA
- the recJ gene encoding single-stranded-DNA-specific exonuclease RecJ — protein MPVKIQTRPVNQNVLDDLLTAGADPLIARLCASRDVQSPAELDDKLAGLLPYQSLTNCEAAARRLADAIERKEKILIVADYDADGATACSVGMSGLAAMGAAVDFLVPNRFEHGYGLTPELAEIAAAQGVDLLITVDNGIASIAGVARAQELGLDVIVTDHHLPAETVPDCIIVNPNQKGCGFPSKSLAGVGVIFYVLMALRAELRRRDYFSDELKEPNLGELLDLVALGTVADVVPLDHNNRILVSQGLKRMRSGKMRPGIRALFEVARRDWRKAQPFDMGFALGPRINAAGRLDDMSVGITCLLARDDAEAQALAAQLNDLNIERREIEQSMLQDALNAFPETLPSGQTTLVAYRDDFHQGVVGIVASRLKDRFYRPTIVFAPADNGEVRGSGRSIPNLHLRDALDLVSKRHPDLILKFGGHAMAAGLSILEHNIPAFQTAFEEAVREMVCEDDLSQTFITDGSLKACDITLEQAQNLARHVWGQGFAPPSFTDEFHVIRQQPLGAEGKHKKVWLQKDGYEFEAMFWRCSEDIPEYIRTVYRPVANEWRNQMELQLYIDYWEAA, from the coding sequence ATGCCCGTCAAAATCCAAACCCGCCCCGTCAACCAAAACGTCCTCGATGATTTGCTCACCGCCGGCGCCGATCCTTTAATCGCCCGCCTGTGCGCCTCGCGCGACGTGCAGAGTCCTGCCGAATTGGACGACAAACTCGCCGGCCTTCTGCCTTATCAATCGCTGACGAATTGCGAAGCCGCCGCCCGCCGTCTGGCGGATGCCATCGAGCGCAAGGAAAAAATCCTGATTGTCGCCGACTACGATGCCGACGGCGCGACGGCGTGTTCCGTCGGCATGAGCGGTTTGGCGGCGATGGGCGCGGCGGTGGATTTCCTCGTACCCAACCGCTTCGAACACGGCTACGGTTTGACGCCCGAGCTTGCAGAAATCGCCGCCGCGCAAGGCGTGGATTTGCTGATTACGGTCGATAACGGCATCGCCAGCATCGCAGGTGTGGCGCGGGCGCAGGAATTGGGTTTGGACGTGATCGTTACCGACCACCACCTGCCCGCCGAAACCGTACCCGACTGCATCATCGTCAATCCGAACCAAAAAGGCTGCGGCTTCCCCAGCAAAAGTCTGGCGGGCGTAGGCGTGATTTTTTATGTGTTGATGGCGTTGCGTGCCGAATTGCGCCGCCGCGATTATTTTTCAGACGAGCTGAAGGAGCCGAATCTGGGCGAACTTTTGGATTTGGTCGCACTCGGCACCGTCGCCGATGTCGTCCCCCTCGACCATAACAACCGTATCCTCGTGTCGCAAGGTTTGAAAAGGATGCGTTCCGGCAAAATGCGTCCCGGCATCCGCGCCTTGTTTGAAGTGGCGCGGCGCGACTGGCGCAAAGCGCAGCCTTTCGATATGGGTTTCGCACTGGGTCCGCGCATCAATGCCGCCGGACGGCTGGACGATATGTCGGTCGGCATTACCTGCCTGTTGGCGCGCGACGACGCAGAAGCGCAGGCATTGGCGGCGCAGTTGAACGACCTCAATATCGAACGCCGCGAAATCGAGCAGTCCATGCTGCAAGATGCGCTGAACGCCTTTCCCGAAACCCTGCCTTCAGGTCAGACGACCCTGGTCGCCTACCGCGACGACTTTCATCAAGGCGTGGTCGGCATCGTCGCCAGCCGCCTCAAAGACCGCTTCTACCGCCCGACCATCGTGTTCGCCCCGGCGGACAACGGCGAAGTGCGCGGTTCGGGGCGTTCCATTCCTAACCTGCACCTGCGCGACGCTTTGGATTTGGTGTCCAAACGCCATCCCGATTTGATTTTGAAATTCGGCGGACACGCGATGGCGGCGGGCTTGAGCATACTCGAACACAACATTCCCGCGTTTCAGACGGCCTTTGAAGAAGCCGTGCGCGAAATGGTGTGCGAAGACGATTTGTCGCAAACCTTCATCACCGACGGAAGCCTGAAAGCCTGCGACATCACGTTGGAACAGGCGCAAAACCTTGCTCGCCATGTTTGGGGACAAGGCTTCGCGCCGCCGAGCTTTACCGACGAGTTTCACGTCATCCGCCAACAGCCTTTAGGCGCGGAAGGCAAACACAAAAAAGTCTGGCTGCAAAAAGACGGCTACGAATTTGAAGCCATGTTCTGGCGGTGCAGCGAAGACATCCCCGAATACATCCGCACGGTTTACCGCCCCGTGGCAAACGAGTGGCGCAATCAGATGGAATTGCAGCTTTATATCGATTATTGGGAAGCGGCGTAA